From a region of the Halolamina sp. CBA1230 genome:
- a CDS encoding DUF6166 domain-containing protein gives MGEEYTVTVDGDTLPKRYDLLSASPSGYAWAYSGSGPAQLAIAILAHAYDDEFATMHYQQFKREVVSELPEDRWTLRTPDLDAWRREVVDDA, from the coding sequence GTGGGCGAAGAGTACACAGTCACCGTCGACGGAGACACCCTCCCCAAGCGGTACGACCTCCTATCAGCTTCCCCGAGTGGGTACGCCTGGGCGTACTCGGGAAGTGGACCGGCGCAGCTAGCAATCGCCATCCTCGCGCACGCGTACGACGACGAGTTCGCAACAATGCACTACCAACAGTTCAAGCGTGAGGTGGTTTCGGAACTCCCGGAAGACAGGTGGACGCTCAGGACACCGGATCTCGATGCGTGGCGCCGAGAGGTGGTCGACGATGCTTGA
- a CDS encoding hydantoinase/oxoprolinase family protein, translating into MTDQHDRSTRVGVDIGGTFTDVVAVRDGEITVTKTPSTPDEPERGVLDGLDESETAADYTPQDVDFFSHGTTVATNAVLEGTWADTALVTTEGFRDALEIGRQDRPDIYDFDAEKAEPVVPRDHRFTVPERLDERGNVIRDLDEDAVREVAAEIDETGVSAVAVCLLFAFENPAHERRVAEILREEMPDVSVSRSSSVLPEIREYERGVTTALNAALAPVMADYVGDLEREVRDRGVEATVKIMQSNGGLIDADAARERPVNTLLSGPAAGVQGATHVADRAGYSDLVTMDMGGTSCDVSLVQDGEPVVSTDVAVGDYTVGVPMIDVHTVGAGGGSVAWVDAGGALRVGPRSAGADPGPICYGRGGERPTTTDAHYLLGRIDPAGFLPGDRDVGADEVRAAFAELGDELGMDPEETAQGVLDVANANMARALRVVSVERGHDPREFALVAFGGAGPLHAPTLAAELDVPTVLVPRTAGALSALGLLISDVGYDYSQSMVRPWDAVDPETVATAFAELRAEGDDELAAEDVPRENREFERVADLRYAGQSFDVSVPLPAGEVDADAIAEIERRFHERHEARYGHSDPEEPVELVTLRLHARGVVDSPETATVGADGTVDDAVAERREVSFDGDAHDAPIYDRDVLPAGGEFDGPAVVEGPESTVVLRPGQSAVVDPDGTLVVDTGVDR; encoded by the coding sequence GTGACCGACCAGCACGACCGATCCACGCGCGTCGGCGTCGACATCGGCGGCACGTTCACCGACGTCGTCGCCGTCCGGGACGGCGAGATCACCGTCACCAAGACACCCTCCACTCCCGACGAACCGGAACGCGGCGTCCTCGACGGCCTCGACGAGAGCGAGACCGCCGCCGACTACACCCCCCAGGACGTCGACTTCTTCAGCCACGGCACCACCGTCGCCACCAACGCCGTCCTCGAAGGGACGTGGGCCGACACCGCGCTCGTCACGACCGAGGGGTTCCGCGACGCCCTGGAGATCGGCCGCCAAGACCGCCCGGACATCTACGATTTCGACGCCGAGAAAGCCGAGCCAGTCGTCCCCCGTGATCACCGCTTCACGGTCCCCGAGCGCCTCGACGAGCGGGGGAACGTGATCCGCGACCTCGACGAGGACGCCGTCCGGGAGGTCGCGGCCGAAATCGACGAGACGGGCGTCTCCGCGGTCGCGGTCTGTCTCCTCTTCGCCTTCGAGAACCCCGCCCACGAGCGCCGCGTGGCCGAGATCCTGCGCGAGGAGATGCCCGACGTCTCCGTCTCCCGATCCAGTTCCGTGCTCCCGGAGATACGGGAGTACGAGCGGGGCGTCACCACCGCGCTCAACGCGGCGCTCGCGCCGGTGATGGCCGACTACGTCGGCGACCTCGAACGCGAGGTCCGGGATCGGGGTGTCGAGGCGACGGTGAAGATCATGCAGTCCAACGGCGGGCTGATCGACGCCGACGCCGCCCGCGAACGCCCGGTCAACACGCTGCTCTCGGGCCCCGCCGCGGGCGTGCAGGGCGCGACCCACGTCGCCGACCGCGCGGGCTACTCGGACCTCGTCACGATGGACATGGGCGGCACCTCCTGTGACGTCTCGCTCGTGCAGGACGGCGAACCCGTCGTCTCCACCGACGTCGCCGTCGGCGACTACACCGTCGGCGTGCCGATGATCGACGTCCACACCGTCGGCGCCGGCGGGGGCTCCGTCGCGTGGGTCGACGCCGGCGGCGCGCTCCGGGTCGGCCCGCGCTCCGCGGGCGCGGATCCGGGCCCCATCTGCTACGGCCGTGGCGGCGAGCGCCCGACGACGACCGACGCTCACTACCTCCTTGGCCGGATCGACCCCGCAGGGTTCCTGCCCGGGGACCGCGACGTCGGCGCCGACGAGGTGCGCGCCGCGTTCGCGGAGCTGGGCGACGAACTGGGGATGGACCCCGAGGAGACCGCACAGGGCGTGCTCGACGTCGCCAACGCGAACATGGCTCGCGCGCTGCGGGTGGTCTCCGTCGAGCGCGGGCACGACCCCAGGGAGTTCGCACTCGTCGCGTTCGGCGGCGCGGGGCCGCTCCACGCGCCGACGCTCGCGGCCGAACTCGACGTGCCGACCGTGCTCGTCCCCCGGACCGCGGGCGCGCTCTCGGCGCTCGGCCTGCTGATCAGCGACGTAGGGTACGACTACAGCCAGTCGATGGTCCGACCGTGGGACGCGGTCGACCCCGAGACGGTCGCGACCGCGTTCGCGGAGCTCCGGGCCGAGGGCGACGACGAACTCGCCGCCGAGGACGTTCCGCGCGAGAACCGCGAGTTCGAGCGCGTCGCGGACCTGCGCTACGCGGGCCAGTCGTTCGACGTCTCCGTCCCGCTCCCCGCGGGCGAGGTCGACGCCGACGCGATCGCCGAGATCGAGCGCCGCTTCCACGAGCGTCACGAGGCACGATACGGCCACTCCGACCCCGAGGAGCCGGTCGAACTGGTCACGCTGCGTCTGCACGCCCGCGGCGTCGTCGATTCGCCCGAGACCGCGACGGTCGGCGCGGACGGCACGGTCGACGACGCCGTCGCCGAACGCCGCGAGGTCTCCTTCGACGGCGACGCCCACGACGCGCCGATCTACGACCGCGACGTACTCCCTGCCGGCGGCGAGTTCGACGGTCCCGCGGTCGTCGAAGGGCCGGAGAGCACGGTCGTCCTGCGCCCGGGGCAGTCCGCCGTGGTCGATCCGGACGGCACGCTGGTCGTGGATACGGGGGTGGACCGATGA
- a CDS encoding winged helix-turn-helix domain-containing protein, with the protein MGLVSESKLRILQSIQKEPTYGYELAETLDLSSGYVYTHLKELREEGMIEVTEEEGDRKIYQLTENGELLLQALED; encoded by the coding sequence ATGGGTCTCGTCTCCGAGTCGAAACTGCGGATCTTGCAGTCTATTCAGAAGGAGCCCACATATGGGTATGAGTTAGCTGAAACCCTCGACTTGAGCAGCGGTTACGTCTACACTCATCTCAAGGAGCTCCGCGAAGAGGGCATGATTGAAGTCACAGAAGAGGAGGGCGATAGGAAAATATACCAACTCACCGAGAACGGTGAACTACTCCTCCAAGCCCTCGAAGATTAG
- a CDS encoding SWIM zinc finger family protein has translation MSSESIQPEVEPRTIRAVTEHMTVIEEGNALFSVTTQSGSEYTVDIAGEPSCTCPDFRHRDGLAECKHIRRVRIEVGQVDTDTLETRLTETASDLEANADELEQQAQDLIETADELREALNRLGEVE, from the coding sequence GTGAGCTCCGAGTCAATTCAGCCCGAGGTAGAGCCACGGACTATCCGGGCTGTTACGGAACACATGACGGTAATCGAGGAAGGGAATGCGCTGTTCTCGGTTACCACGCAGTCGGGGTCGGAGTACACAGTAGACATCGCCGGTGAACCCTCGTGTACCTGTCCAGATTTTCGGCACCGAGATGGGCTGGCCGAGTGCAAACACATCCGGCGGGTCCGAATCGAGGTCGGTCAGGTTGATACCGACACGCTCGAAACTCGACTCACCGAGACCGCTAGCGATCTTGAAGCGAATGCCGATGAGCTGGAACAGCAGGCCCAGGATCTCATCGAAACTGCTGACGAACTACGGGAGGCGCTGAACCGGCTTGGGGAGGTGGAATGA
- a CDS encoding hydantoinase B/oxoprolinase family protein, which yields MSAGDSPNVDAAEIDPVTLEVVRNGCVAVAEEMNANLVRTGYSPNIKERRDCSCALFDADGEMVSQAENMPVHLGAMPFSVAAAVDAFKGDLHPGDAVLLNDPFRGGAHLPDLTLVSPVFADPESDDPRLVAYAANRAHHADIGGSTAGSVAADSTEIYQEGLRIPPVKLIERGEIDDDVFGMILANVRTPDERRGDVRAQEAANETARERVHGMVEEYGADTLEAAFAAVKDYSERRMRSEIENFPDGTYEFADVLDDDGRGNEDLPIEVAVTVDGDEVGVDFAGTASQTEGPINAVLAVTSSATYYAVRCVTDPEIPPNHGCYRPISIDAPERSLVNPEPPAAVVGGNLETSQRVTDVVLGAFATETPERVLAACQGTMNNVTFGGTDPREEDGDADSEGEPYAFYETQAGGFGGRAGKDGMDGVHVHMSNTMNTPVEVLETAYPLRVLRYALRPDSGGAGEFRGGLGLRRDIEVRDHTARFSLLADRHQHAPYGLDGGDPGERGAVYLYDDAEEYDADEGEKLPQKSVHDLAPGSVVSIRTPGAGGYGDPANRDLAAVELDLRLGKLTPAAARERYGVDPE from the coding sequence ATGAGCGCCGGCGACTCCCCGAACGTCGACGCCGCGGAGATCGACCCCGTCACCCTCGAAGTCGTCCGGAACGGCTGCGTCGCGGTCGCCGAGGAGATGAACGCCAACCTCGTCCGCACGGGCTACTCGCCCAACATCAAGGAGCGCCGGGACTGCTCGTGTGCGCTGTTCGACGCCGACGGCGAGATGGTGAGCCAGGCCGAGAACATGCCGGTCCACCTGGGCGCGATGCCGTTCTCGGTCGCCGCCGCGGTCGACGCGTTCAAGGGCGACCTGCATCCGGGTGATGCGGTCCTTCTCAACGACCCGTTCCGTGGCGGCGCCCACCTGCCGGATCTCACGCTCGTCTCGCCCGTGTTCGCCGACCCCGAGAGCGACGACCCCCGACTCGTCGCCTACGCCGCCAACCGTGCCCACCACGCCGACATCGGCGGCTCGACCGCGGGCAGCGTCGCCGCCGACTCGACCGAGATCTACCAAGAGGGGCTCCGGATCCCGCCGGTCAAACTGATCGAACGCGGTGAGATCGACGACGACGTGTTCGGGATGATCCTCGCGAACGTGCGCACGCCCGACGAGCGCCGCGGCGACGTGCGGGCTCAGGAGGCCGCCAACGAGACCGCCCGCGAGCGCGTCCACGGGATGGTCGAGGAGTACGGCGCCGACACGCTCGAAGCCGCCTTCGCGGCGGTGAAGGACTACTCGGAGCGACGGATGCGCAGCGAGATCGAGAACTTCCCCGACGGCACCTACGAGTTCGCGGACGTGCTCGACGACGACGGCCGCGGGAACGAGGACCTCCCTATCGAGGTCGCGGTCACCGTCGACGGCGACGAGGTCGGCGTCGACTTCGCGGGCACCGCCTCCCAGACCGAGGGACCGATCAACGCCGTGCTGGCGGTCACCTCCTCGGCAACGTACTACGCGGTACGCTGTGTGACCGACCCGGAGATCCCACCGAACCACGGCTGCTACCGACCCATCTCCATCGACGCGCCCGAGCGGAGTCTCGTCAACCCCGAGCCCCCGGCGGCGGTCGTCGGCGGCAACTTAGAGACCAGCCAGCGCGTCACCGACGTGGTGCTCGGCGCGTTCGCGACCGAAACCCCCGAACGCGTGCTCGCGGCGTGCCAAGGGACGATGAACAACGTCACTTTCGGCGGGACGGACCCCCGAGAGGAGGACGGGGATGCCGATTCGGAGGGGGAACCCTACGCCTTCTACGAGACCCAGGCCGGTGGCTTCGGCGGCCGCGCGGGCAAGGACGGGATGGACGGCGTCCACGTCCACATGAGCAACACGATGAACACGCCCGTGGAGGTGCTGGAGACCGCCTACCCGCTCCGCGTGCTGCGCTACGCGCTCCGGCCGGACTCCGGCGGCGCCGGCGAGTTCCGCGGCGGGCTCGGCCTGCGGCGGGATATCGAGGTCCGGGACCACACCGCCCGGTTCAGCCTGCTCGCGGATCGCCACCAGCACGCGCCCTACGGGCTGGACGGCGGCGACCCGGGCGAGCGCGGCGCCGTGTACCTGTACGACGACGCCGAGGAGTACGACGCCGACGAAGGGGAGAAACTCCCCCAGAAATCGGTCCACGATCTCGCGCCGGGCAGCGTCGTCAGCATCCGAACGCCCGGAGCAGGGGGGTACGGCGATCCCGCGAACCGCGACCTGGCGGCGGTCGAGCTCGACCTCCGGCTCGGGAAGCTGACGCCTGCGGCCGCCCGGGAGCGCTACGGGGTCGACCCCGAGTAG
- a CDS encoding class I SAM-dependent DNA methyltransferase, protein MAEDDQATLPGTESDLLTLPTLEKHLWAAADKLRGSIDSADYKNYIFGLLFLKRANDRFEEETEEVAEELDIPVETARDDRDLHEEFWIPERARWDHIKAQETDVGAALNKALAAVEDENDPIADRVLTTVDFNDKERLPDSLLSDLVSHFSKHRYRNEDLKDPDIFGRAYEYLIREFADDAGKKGGEFYTPREVVRLIVKCVNPEPGHRVYDPCCGSGGMLIYSAEHIREQGGDMTDISLYGQEKNLNTWAIGQMNVLLHELYDAKIEKGDTITDPKRVTKHDELEVFDRVIANPMWNQKEWNKDWVEDNEPYNRFPYGLPPSNRGDWAWIQLMTASLNETGKAGVVMDNGVLFRSRSEKKIRKPILEDDLIEAVIALPENLFYNTSSPGCILILNKDKPDEREGKVHFIYAEDQTLRESDVQVFEELSNQNQLTDEGVEYLAETFLSGREEDHHSRLVDLAEIEENDWNLNVPRYVDTTEPEEPIDVSEKLRELDKLAEERQKTDEELQEYMEELDYR, encoded by the coding sequence ATGGCTGAAGACGACCAGGCGACGCTACCTGGGACGGAATCTGATCTACTGACGCTCCCTACTCTCGAAAAACACCTCTGGGCGGCCGCGGACAAACTCCGTGGAAGCATCGACTCTGCGGACTACAAGAACTACATTTTCGGGCTGCTGTTCCTGAAACGGGCCAACGACCGATTCGAGGAGGAGACCGAAGAGGTTGCCGAGGAACTGGACATCCCCGTCGAGACCGCTCGGGACGACCGAGACCTCCACGAGGAGTTCTGGATCCCCGAACGGGCTCGGTGGGACCACATCAAGGCCCAGGAGACAGACGTTGGTGCGGCGCTGAACAAGGCACTTGCAGCGGTCGAGGATGAGAACGACCCAATCGCCGACCGCGTGCTCACCACCGTCGATTTCAACGATAAAGAGCGGTTGCCGGACTCACTGCTCTCTGATCTCGTTTCGCACTTCTCGAAGCACCGTTACCGGAACGAGGACCTCAAGGATCCGGACATCTTCGGACGGGCCTACGAGTACCTAATCCGCGAGTTCGCCGACGACGCCGGGAAGAAGGGCGGCGAGTTCTATACCCCCCGAGAGGTCGTCCGCCTCATTGTCAAGTGCGTGAACCCGGAGCCCGGCCACCGCGTGTACGACCCCTGCTGTGGCTCTGGTGGGATGCTCATCTACTCCGCCGAACACATCCGTGAGCAGGGTGGCGACATGACGGACATCTCGCTGTACGGCCAGGAGAAGAACCTGAACACGTGGGCCATCGGCCAGATGAACGTCCTGCTCCACGAGCTCTACGACGCCAAGATTGAGAAGGGCGACACCATCACCGACCCCAAGCGTGTCACGAAGCACGACGAGTTGGAGGTGTTCGACCGGGTCATCGCAAACCCGATGTGGAACCAGAAGGAGTGGAACAAGGATTGGGTCGAGGACAACGAGCCGTACAACCGCTTCCCGTACGGGCTCCCACCCTCGAACCGTGGCGACTGGGCCTGGATCCAGCTCATGACCGCCTCGCTCAATGAGACTGGAAAGGCGGGCGTTGTGATGGACAACGGTGTGCTGTTCCGTTCGCGCTCTGAGAAGAAAATCCGCAAGCCGATTCTGGAAGATGACCTCATCGAGGCCGTCATCGCGCTACCGGAGAACCTGTTCTACAACACCTCGTCGCCGGGTTGTATTCTCATTCTGAACAAGGACAAGCCAGACGAGCGAGAGGGGAAGGTTCACTTCATCTATGCCGAGGACCAGACCCTCCGAGAGTCAGACGTACAAGTGTTTGAGGAACTTTCGAACCAGAACCAACTGACCGATGAAGGTGTCGAGTACCTTGCAGAGACGTTCCTGAGTGGGCGCGAGGAGGACCACCACAGTCGGCTTGTTGACTTAGCGGAAATCGAAGAGAATGACTGGAATTTGAACGTGCCTCGCTACGTCGATACAACCGAGCCTGAGGAGCCCATCGACGTGAGCGAGAAGCTACGGGAGTTGGATAAACTGGCCGAGGAACGCCAGAAGACCGACGAGGAACTGCAGGAGTATATGGAGGAGTTGGATTACCGATGA
- a CDS encoding tyrosine-type recombinase/integrase — MESMSPHEAVNEYLADKQSEVVNSTFHNHKHRLNVFLEWCEENGLEDMNNVRGRHLHEFKKWRAQDIKRVTLNNQLGTVRQFLQFCERLDVAPMGINERLALPDLDREDEVRETIVSDEEAEHILEYCERFEYATFRHALFYILWHTGMRISSLHALDIDDYNAREGWLDVRHRPDRGTGLKNKSRGERQVNLNEGVCEVIDDYIEGNHPYVEDDYGRMPLLGSKQGRPHRNTLTQNIYVLTRPCHYTNECPHGRSRDSCDATSNQHASTCPSSVSPHAIRRGSITAHRNANVPKEVASDRMDVSGDVLDKHYDMASPGEKRKRRQEHLDQM; from the coding sequence ATGGAATCGATGTCACCCCACGAAGCCGTCAACGAGTATCTCGCCGACAAACAATCCGAGGTCGTGAACAGCACCTTCCACAACCACAAGCACCGGCTCAACGTCTTCCTCGAATGGTGCGAGGAGAACGGTCTGGAAGACATGAACAACGTCCGTGGACGCCACCTCCACGAGTTCAAGAAATGGCGGGCGCAGGACATTAAGCGGGTTACGTTGAACAACCAGCTCGGGACTGTCCGACAGTTCCTCCAATTCTGTGAGCGGTTGGATGTCGCACCGATGGGCATCAACGAACGACTTGCCCTACCTGACCTCGACCGGGAAGACGAGGTCCGGGAGACAATAGTCTCCGATGAAGAGGCGGAACACATCCTCGAATACTGCGAGCGATTCGAGTACGCTACGTTCCGTCACGCGCTCTTCTACATCCTGTGGCACACCGGGATGCGTATCAGTTCCCTCCATGCCCTGGACATCGACGACTACAACGCACGGGAGGGATGGCTCGATGTTCGTCACCGGCCCGACAGAGGGACGGGGCTCAAAAACAAGTCCCGGGGGGAACGCCAAGTCAACCTAAACGAAGGCGTCTGTGAGGTCATCGACGACTACATTGAGGGGAATCATCCCTACGTTGAGGATGACTACGGGCGGATGCCACTACTGGGGAGCAAACAGGGCCGGCCCCACAGGAACACCTTAACGCAGAACATCTACGTCCTAACACGCCCGTGCCACTATACGAATGAGTGTCCTCATGGGCGGTCGCGAGACTCGTGTGATGCGACTAGCAATCAGCACGCCTCCACATGTCCATCCTCGGTGAGTCCTCACGCGATTCGTCGTGGGTCTATTACGGCCCACCGGAACGCCAACGTTCCTAAGGAGGTCGCATCAGATCGGATGGATGTGAGCGGTGATGTTCTGGACAAACACTACGACATGGCGAGTCCGGGCGAGAAACGGAAGCGACGGCAAGAGCATCTAGACCAAATGTAG
- a CDS encoding HEPN domain-containing protein codes for MEKLEYEGHWWLPGEHEDRVGGVLRFEPTEGAELELFEAFETGFMQDDRHDSHSRLYGVSKEGDFLTLVNSTRTGFGSTHGQNGEISHSSYHVQYIIEGEQIPKNNNISFTKFWVSFPGIKEWSQRYPISDTDYPPSGGFELELSNPDVLEADLMEYSLKLLSSYSPTHSRADTPKISSKTYFGLEPKYPSITLPRLRTYVSSLQDLLSIATNHTMEPTYIEARTPNSEFSKVNIYYSDTTFSQSGTPRITNINFRLPDIPDGFEGLVSRWFELRNEVKSTIDVFLGTRYSSKVYQQDIFLSLTQAVESYHRRRYDDEYMDSQDYESNVYPDIMEFVRGDLEEVYNDPAMFDGSPLSSAQLNRLKSMRDAYGFPNDLGNVLDSAVQYANEYSLRKRFKDLVNDEYHHILSDLPHSSVGKIHPIVETRNHFTHQIKDQEKSSAVAEGAELARLSWSVEQLLEVALLSELGVPESQIEQTLQDRYKQYRIY; via the coding sequence ATGGAAAAATTAGAATATGAGGGACATTGGTGGCTTCCCGGAGAACATGAGGACCGTGTAGGTGGAGTACTAAGGTTTGAACCAACGGAAGGCGCAGAATTAGAGCTATTTGAAGCGTTTGAAACGGGTTTTATGCAGGATGACAGGCACGACAGCCATAGTCGACTATACGGAGTCTCTAAAGAAGGGGATTTCCTCACATTAGTAAACTCTACTAGGACCGGGTTTGGCTCCACGCACGGACAAAATGGTGAGATTAGCCACTCATCATACCACGTTCAATATATTATAGAGGGCGAACAAATCCCCAAAAATAATAATATCTCATTCACCAAGTTCTGGGTTAGTTTTCCAGGAATAAAGGAATGGTCTCAACGTTATCCAATATCAGATACGGACTATCCTCCATCCGGTGGGTTTGAACTAGAACTGAGCAATCCTGACGTACTAGAAGCCGATTTAATGGAATATTCATTAAAGCTGCTAAGTTCCTATTCTCCGACCCATTCACGCGCAGATACCCCAAAGATATCGAGTAAGACCTATTTCGGTCTTGAACCAAAATATCCGTCAATTACACTTCCACGCCTTAGGACGTACGTATCATCACTTCAAGACTTGCTTAGCATAGCGACGAATCATACTATGGAGCCGACCTATATTGAAGCACGAACGCCAAATTCAGAATTTTCGAAGGTCAATATATACTACTCAGATACAACATTCAGTCAGTCGGGAACACCTAGAATAACGAATATTAACTTCAGACTTCCGGATATTCCGGATGGATTTGAGGGATTGGTTTCTAGATGGTTTGAGCTAAGAAATGAAGTAAAGTCTACAATTGATGTTTTCCTTGGGACCCGTTACAGTTCGAAGGTATATCAACAAGATATTTTTCTCTCACTAACTCAGGCTGTGGAATCCTATCATCGTCGTAGATATGATGACGAGTATATGGACAGCCAAGATTACGAGTCAAATGTATACCCGGATATCATGGAATTTGTTCGAGGCGATCTAGAAGAGGTATATAATGACCCAGCGATGTTTGATGGTAGTCCATTAAGCTCGGCTCAGCTCAACCGTCTCAAGTCAATGCGAGATGCGTATGGATTTCCGAATGACTTGGGAAATGTTCTAGACTCCGCTGTGCAGTATGCTAATGAGTATTCACTCAGAAAGCGGTTCAAAGATTTAGTAAACGATGAGTATCACCATATACTATCAGACCTTCCACATAGTTCGGTTGGAAAAATACACCCAATCGTAGAAACACGCAATCATTTTACCCATCAAATCAAGGACCAAGAGAAAAGCTCCGCAGTCGCAGAAGGTGCTGAGTTAGCTCGACTTAGTTGGTCGGTAGAACAACTGTTGGAAGTTGCTCTATTATCGGAACTTGGTGTTCCCGAATCACAGATAGAACAAACCCTACAAGATAGATACAAACAATATCGAATCTACTAA
- a CDS encoding methyltransferase domain-containing protein, with translation MLQSRVRGTLHKVKTRAKSNERLYNLVYDLANAAEFSDLYEHEKMLADSVRVEHYAAAIRRHVSPGDVVVDLGTGTGLLAIIAARQGATVYAIDHSEFIDVAEDIAAYNDVTGIQFEQVHSRDFEPPERVDVILHEQMGDDLFNENMVENVLDLKRRVLAEDGTILPGKFELFLEPVTLREEYRFPFVHELTVEDIDFGFLADHPRMRKYRPDGYARSFVDSAAVDGFLSTPAPMLSFDLNDLASEEELPTELSASRRVGAPGVMDGLCLYFRTEFDEEIQFDTSPLSTNTSWHNRVLRTPQREFDDGEEITYTVDADPLYNTGMWSVSVE, from the coding sequence ATGCTCCAGAGTCGAGTCCGGGGGACGTTGCACAAAGTGAAGACGCGGGCGAAGTCGAACGAGCGCCTCTACAATCTGGTGTACGACCTCGCTAACGCCGCGGAGTTCAGCGACCTGTACGAACACGAGAAGATGCTGGCCGATTCAGTGCGCGTCGAGCACTACGCGGCGGCGATCCGTCGGCACGTCTCCCCGGGGGATGTCGTGGTCGATCTCGGGACCGGCACGGGACTGTTGGCGATCATCGCCGCCCGCCAGGGGGCGACCGTGTACGCCATCGACCACTCCGAGTTCATCGACGTCGCCGAGGACATCGCGGCCTACAACGACGTCACGGGCATCCAGTTCGAGCAGGTCCACAGCCGTGATTTCGAACCCCCGGAGCGAGTGGACGTCATCCTCCACGAACAGATGGGCGACGACCTGTTCAACGAGAACATGGTCGAGAACGTCCTCGACCTGAAGCGGCGCGTGCTGGCGGAGGACGGCACAATCCTGCCGGGGAAGTTCGAGCTGTTCCTGGAGCCGGTGACGCTCCGGGAGGAGTACCGGTTCCCGTTCGTTCACGAACTGACTGTCGAGGATATCGACTTCGGGTTCCTCGCGGACCACCCGAGGATGAGGAAGTACCGACCGGACGGGTACGCACGCTCGTTCGTCGATTCGGCGGCCGTCGACGGGTTCCTGTCGACGCCGGCGCCGATGCTCTCCTTCGACCTGAACGACCTCGCCAGTGAGGAGGAGCTCCCCACCGAACTGTCCGCGTCCCGACGCGTCGGCGCTCCCGGCGTGATGGACGGCCTCTGTCTGTACTTCCGGACGGAGTTCGACGAGGAGATCCAGTTCGACACGTCCCCGCTGTCCACCAACACGTCCTGGCACAACCGCGTGCTGCGGACGCCACAGCGGGAGTTCGACGACGGCGAGGAGATCACGTACACCGTCGACGCGGACCCGCTGTACAACACCGGGATGTGGTCCGTGTCAGTGGAGTAG